The following are from one region of the Halobacteriovorax vibrionivorans genome:
- a CDS encoding ABC transporter ATP-binding protein translates to MAVLNVKNVQKDFGNSHILKGVDLSLSEGERCVIKGSSGCGKSTLLYLIGGLENITAGEITVDDLNIGKLNDAGLAKYRNSKIGFVFQFHFLLSSLSCLENILLPARLGGHRVSKTKKYIESLAKALGVQECLKRYPFEISGGQQQRINLIRALSLKPKMLLCDEPTGNLDSKNSKIVADLIFNLSKELGTTLLVVTHDEEMAAKFERTHTMVDGILH, encoded by the coding sequence ATGGCTGTTTTAAATGTAAAGAATGTTCAAAAAGACTTTGGAAACTCACATATCTTAAAAGGTGTGGATCTTTCACTTAGTGAGGGAGAAAGATGTGTCATCAAAGGTTCATCTGGTTGTGGTAAATCAACACTGCTTTATTTGATTGGTGGTCTTGAGAATATTACTGCAGGAGAAATTACTGTCGATGACCTCAATATTGGCAAATTAAATGACGCGGGGCTTGCGAAATATCGTAATTCTAAAATAGGATTTGTTTTCCAATTTCACTTTCTTCTTTCATCACTAAGTTGTTTGGAAAATATTTTATTGCCAGCAAGACTAGGTGGGCACAGAGTGTCGAAGACGAAGAAGTATATCGAGTCTTTAGCAAAGGCCCTGGGTGTCCAGGAGTGTCTTAAAAGATACCCATTTGAGATCTCAGGTGGCCAGCAACAGCGTATTAACCTGATACGTGCTCTATCACTTAAGCCTAAGATGTTACTATGTGATGAGCCTACAGGTAATCTCGATTCGAAAAACTCTAAAATCGTAGCGGATCTAATTTTTAATCTTTCAAAAGAATTGGGAACAACACTTCTTGTTGTTACTCACGATGAGGAAATGGCCGCTAAATTTGAGAGAACTCACACGATGGTGGATGGAATATTGCATTAA
- a CDS encoding ABC transporter permease — protein MNFFYLLKDFQLLFFRDRSSRYFISATILGLMFSLAVILCSLALMDGFGVTLKKSLNAGSGEIILTANSGFFELNENEVKDLNNFPIQTKIPMLRTQSFANKDEKGKAVFVVGVDEGVEKLDNGLFMPKENEVIIGDLLAENLGVKKGDTLKFSFSAGKLGERYLPTNAVLRVVDIIPFKIHEYRNRFVYVNLDHIQKLLGVGKKINIMSLRLDPEYRTINKINEVVSDMRSVFYYEFTVAPYWSDFATFLKAVEFEKYMISIVFSIVVILAIFNCLAFIIFSKERRSQEIFLLYAIGLSPSKFKTLWVVQNVGIWLLAFLGSLICVEIFDYLLGTLDIFSLPTNVYHLSRIELYLAFKDIFAVGAISLALILFLTYLVLKRLDSKSMAQGLREEFS, from the coding sequence TTGAACTTTTTTTATCTTTTAAAAGATTTCCAATTACTCTTTTTTCGTGATCGTTCTTCACGTTACTTTATTTCTGCTACTATACTTGGCCTAATGTTTTCGTTGGCCGTTATTCTATGTAGTCTTGCTCTAATGGATGGTTTTGGGGTGACTCTTAAGAAATCTTTAAATGCAGGTAGTGGAGAAATCATTCTTACTGCAAATAGTGGTTTTTTTGAGTTAAATGAAAATGAAGTAAAAGACCTGAATAACTTTCCAATTCAAACTAAAATACCAATGCTTCGTACACAATCATTTGCAAATAAAGACGAAAAAGGAAAAGCTGTCTTTGTTGTCGGTGTTGATGAAGGTGTGGAAAAACTTGATAATGGCCTATTCATGCCAAAAGAAAATGAAGTTATTATCGGGGATCTGTTGGCCGAGAATTTGGGGGTCAAAAAGGGAGATACTCTCAAGTTTAGTTTTTCTGCTGGGAAACTAGGAGAGAGGTATCTTCCCACAAATGCTGTTTTAAGAGTTGTTGATATTATTCCGTTTAAAATTCATGAATATCGCAATCGTTTTGTTTACGTGAATTTAGATCATATTCAAAAGCTTCTTGGAGTTGGGAAAAAGATTAATATCATGAGCCTCAGGCTCGATCCCGAATACCGCACAATTAATAAGATAAATGAAGTCGTCTCAGATATGAGAAGTGTCTTCTATTATGAATTTACAGTGGCCCCTTATTGGAGTGACTTTGCAACATTTTTAAAAGCGGTTGAATTTGAAAAGTATATGATCTCAATTGTCTTTTCAATTGTTGTCATCTTGGCAATATTTAATTGCCTGGCCTTTATCATCTTTTCTAAGGAAAGAAGATCTCAAGAAATATTCTTATTATATGCGATTGGATTGTCTCCAAGTAAGTTTAAGACTCTTTGGGTTGTTCAAAATGTTGGCATCTGGCTTTTGGCATTTTTAGGTTCTTTAATTTGTGTTGAAATCTTTGATTATCTTTTAGGGACTTTAGATATTTTCTCATTACCGACAAATGTTTATCACTTAAGCCGTATTGAGTTGTATCTGGCCTTCAAAGATATTTTCGCTGTTGGGGCCATCTCATTAGCTCTTATATTATTTTTAACTTATCTCGTTCTAAAGAGATTAGATTCTAAATCAATGGCCCAAGGCCTGAGAGAGGAGTTTTCATAA